In Methylobacterium aquaticum, the following are encoded in one genomic region:
- a CDS encoding MFS transporter: MREGQGSRRVDPLVLHAVTLGAFFAAAAAPTPLYRIYQETLALSPVFVTLVFAVYAVALLKALLVAGSLSDHLGRRPVIAGALWLEAAAMGLFLLVGNGAGWLVVARITQGLATGIAAASLGAALVDVDRTRGPVVNAVAPLVGMAVGALGTSALIQYAPLPLHLVYGVLLCVFAGLALAVWSIPESAATRPGALASLKPRMAVPSRIRRPLALVTPINLANWTLGGFYLSLVPSVVAAATGSGAPLTGGSVVTALMVAGAVSVLLRRTAAPQANLTFGVLATALGVVGVVAGIHAASVPVLILATLVTGCGFGASFLGCLGTIMPLAEPDERAGLLAAFYVQSYLAFSLPAVGAGFLARILGYAATADLYAAAVLVVSLGGLAVMRARSGRGLAVA; this comes from the coding sequence ATGCGCGAAGGTCAAGGATCCCGGCGGGTCGACCCGCTCGTCCTCCACGCCGTGACGCTGGGCGCGTTCTTTGCCGCCGCGGCGGCTCCGACGCCGCTCTACCGGATCTACCAGGAGACCCTGGCGCTCTCGCCGGTCTTCGTCACCCTGGTCTTCGCGGTCTATGCGGTGGCGCTGCTGAAGGCGCTCCTCGTCGCCGGCTCGCTCTCCGACCATCTCGGGCGCCGCCCGGTCATCGCCGGGGCCTTGTGGCTCGAGGCGGCGGCGATGGGCCTGTTCCTGCTGGTCGGCAACGGGGCCGGCTGGCTCGTCGTCGCCCGGATCACACAAGGCCTCGCCACCGGCATCGCCGCCGCGTCGCTGGGCGCCGCACTCGTCGACGTGGATCGCACCCGCGGGCCGGTCGTCAACGCGGTGGCGCCGCTCGTCGGCATGGCGGTCGGGGCGCTCGGCACCAGTGCGCTGATCCAGTATGCGCCGCTGCCGCTGCACCTCGTCTACGGCGTGCTGCTCTGCGTCTTCGCCGGGCTGGCGCTGGCGGTGTGGTCCATCCCTGAGAGCGCCGCGACGCGGCCCGGGGCGCTCGCCTCGCTCAAGCCCCGCATGGCCGTGCCGTCCCGGATCCGCCGGCCCCTGGCGCTGGTGACGCCGATCAACCTCGCCAACTGGACGCTCGGCGGCTTCTATCTCTCGCTGGTGCCCTCGGTGGTCGCGGCGGCCACCGGCAGCGGCGCGCCGCTCACCGGCGGGTCGGTCGTCACCGCCCTGATGGTGGCCGGCGCGGTCTCGGTGCTCCTTCGCCGGACGGCGGCGCCGCAGGCCAACCTGACCTTCGGGGTGCTCGCCACCGCTCTCGGCGTCGTCGGGGTCGTCGCCGGCATCCATGCGGCGAGCGTGCCGGTGCTGATCCTCGCGACGCTCGTCACCGGATGCGGCTTCGGCGCCAGCTTCCTCGGCTGCCTCGGCACGATCATGCCGCTGGCCGAGCCCGACGAGCGGGCAGGATTGCTCGCCGCCTTCTACGTCCAGAGCTACCTCGCCTTCAGCCTGCCGGCGGTCGGCGCCGGGTTCCTCGCCCGCATTCTGGGCTATGCGGCCACCGCCGACCTCTACGCGGCGGCGGTCCTGGTGGTGAGCCTCGGCGGGCTCGCGGTGATGCGGGCCCGCTCCGGGCGCGGCCTGGCGGTGGCGTAG
- a CDS encoding TetR/AcrR family transcriptional regulator — protein MAEREGGPRPGGRSARVQASVHRATRELLARMDRAAVTIPLIAAEAGVTPSTIYRRWGELNDLLADVAVERLRPDMVPVETGSGRGDLLAWAEQYAEEMASQLGREMIRDVLAAEGESGPRRCCGYARQQIAVIAERAAARGEAFPDIDLVLDRVIAPILFRILFDEALAGERVGGLVENAFSA, from the coding sequence ATGGCGGAGCGGGAGGGAGGGCCGCGCCCGGGCGGGCGCAGCGCGCGGGTCCAGGCCTCGGTCCATCGCGCCACGCGGGAGCTGCTGGCCCGGATGGACCGCGCCGCGGTGACGATCCCGCTGATCGCCGCCGAGGCCGGCGTCACGCCCTCGACGATCTACCGGCGCTGGGGCGAGCTGAACGATCTGCTCGCCGACGTCGCGGTCGAGCGGCTGCGGCCGGACATGGTGCCGGTCGAGACCGGCAGCGGCCGCGGCGACCTCCTGGCCTGGGCCGAGCAATATGCCGAGGAGATGGCCTCGCAGCTCGGCCGCGAGATGATCCGCGACGTGCTCGCCGCCGAGGGCGAGAGCGGTCCCCGGCGCTGCTGCGGTTATGCCCGCCAGCAGATCGCCGTCATCGCCGAGCGCGCGGCGGCGCGCGGCGAGGCGTTTCCGGACATCGATCTGGTGCTGGACCGGGTCATCGCGCCGATCCTGTTCCGCATCCTGTTCGACGAGGCGCTGGCGGGGGAGCGGGTGGGGGGGTTGGTGGAGAATGCGTTCTCCGCGTGA
- a CDS encoding pyridoxal phosphate-dependent decarboxylase family protein codes for MDDETFRAWAHRAADWSVDYLAGVGERPVRAQVAPGEIFRQLPEAPPAAGEAMEAIFSDLDRVVMPGMTHWQHPRFFAYFPANASPPSLVAEFVTAALAAQCMLWQTSPAATELETRVMDWLRQMIGLPDAFSGVIQDSASGATLAALLTARERALGFTGNANGLAGGPVLRVYASEQVHSSVDKAVRIAGIGDANLVRIPVTGPLYGMDPDALDAAIRADREAGLVPAAIVACLGGTGIGACDPIEAVAAVARRHGVFLHVDAAWAGSAMICPEFRDLMRGAELADSLVFNPHKWLFTHFDCSAHFVRDPKALTDTLGLRPTYLRTLGRDGVVDYNEWSIPLGRRFRALKLWFVIRSYGVAALQGMIRDHVAWARELAGIIAADPDFELTSAPVLSLFSFRYAPAGAGIGAGAGDLDALNARLLERINDDGRTYLTQTRHDGRFVIRFQVGQTTTTRADVMMAWDAVREIAAGLRAG; via the coding sequence ATGGACGACGAGACGTTTCGAGCCTGGGCGCACCGGGCCGCCGACTGGTCGGTGGATTACCTGGCCGGCGTCGGCGAGCGGCCGGTGCGGGCCCAGGTGGCGCCGGGCGAGATCTTTCGCCAGTTGCCCGAGGCGCCGCCCGCCGCGGGCGAGGCGATGGAGGCGATCTTCTCCGATCTCGACCGGGTGGTGATGCCGGGCATGACCCATTGGCAGCACCCGCGCTTCTTCGCCTATTTCCCGGCCAATGCCAGCCCGCCCTCCCTGGTGGCAGAGTTCGTCACCGCGGCGCTCGCCGCGCAATGCATGCTCTGGCAGACCTCGCCGGCCGCGACCGAACTCGAGACCCGGGTGATGGACTGGCTGCGCCAGATGATCGGCCTGCCGGACGCCTTCTCGGGCGTGATCCAGGATTCGGCCTCGGGCGCGACCCTGGCGGCGCTGCTGACCGCCCGGGAGCGGGCGCTCGGCTTCACCGGCAACGCCAACGGGCTCGCCGGCGGGCCGGTCTTGCGGGTCTACGCCTCCGAGCAGGTCCATTCCTCGGTCGACAAGGCGGTGCGCATCGCCGGCATCGGCGACGCCAACCTGGTGCGGATCCCCGTCACCGGCCCGCTCTACGGCATGGACCCGGACGCCCTCGACGCGGCGATCCGGGCCGACCGCGAGGCGGGCCTGGTGCCTGCCGCCATCGTCGCCTGCCTGGGCGGCACCGGCATCGGCGCCTGCGATCCGATCGAGGCGGTCGCCGCGGTGGCGCGCCGGCACGGGGTGTTCCTCCACGTCGACGCCGCCTGGGCCGGCAGCGCGATGATCTGCCCCGAATTCCGCGACCTGATGCGCGGCGCGGAGCTGGCCGACAGCCTAGTGTTCAACCCGCACAAGTGGCTGTTCACCCATTTCGACTGCTCGGCTCATTTCGTCCGCGACCCGAAGGCGCTCACCGACACGCTGGGCCTTCGCCCCACTTACCTGCGCACGCTGGGCCGCGACGGCGTCGTCGATTACAATGAGTGGTCGATCCCCCTCGGGCGCCGCTTCCGGGCCCTCAAGCTGTGGTTCGTGATCCGCTCCTACGGCGTCGCGGCGTTGCAGGGCATGATCCGCGACCACGTCGCCTGGGCGCGGGAGCTCGCCGGAATCATCGCGGCGGACCCGGATTTCGAGCTGACCTCGGCGCCGGTCCTGTCCCTGTTCAGCTTCCGCTACGCGCCGGCCGGTGCGGGCATCGGTGCCGGTGCGGGCGACCTCGACGCGCTCAATGCCCGCCTCCTGGAGCGCATCAACGACGACGGCCGCACTTACCTGACCCAGACCCGCCACGATGGCCGCTTCGTCATCCGCTTCCAGGTCGGCCAGACCACGACGACGCGGGCGGACGTGATGATGGCGTGGGACGCGGTGAGGGAGATCGCCGCGGGGTTGCGGGCGGGGTGA
- a CDS encoding cytochrome b, translated as MSRPGRAFHYDRVQRGFHWLMAALIVVALALGIYAAWQVPGTSPRREILDIHKSIGLTVLLLLPLRFVYRLVAGEPAYRAPPSRHAHIAATLAHLTLYALMLLLPVSGYVYSAAGGYGLPWFGVFSFPRLVPVDKALSQAGYGAHYWIAWGLGIVLGLHVLAVAWHAWIRRDEVMGRMWPARGDASV; from the coding sequence ATGTCACGGCCCGGCCGAGCTTTCCATTACGACCGCGTCCAGCGCGGCTTCCACTGGCTGATGGCGGCGCTGATCGTCGTGGCGCTGGCCTTGGGCATCTATGCCGCCTGGCAGGTGCCCGGCACCTCGCCGCGGCGCGAGATCCTCGACATCCACAAGTCGATCGGCCTGACGGTGCTGCTGCTCCTGCCGCTGCGCTTCGTCTATCGGCTGGTCGCCGGCGAGCCGGCCTACCGTGCGCCGCCGTCGCGCCACGCCCACATCGCCGCGACGCTGGCGCATCTCACCCTCTACGCCCTGATGCTGCTCCTGCCCGTCAGCGGCTACGTCTACTCGGCGGCGGGCGGCTACGGCCTGCCCTGGTTCGGGGTCTTCTCGTTCCCGCGCCTCGTGCCGGTCGACAAGGCGTTGTCGCAGGCGGGCTACGGCGCCCATTACTGGATCGCCTGGGGGCTCGGGATCGTGCTCGGCCTGCACGTCCTTGCTGTGGCCTGGCACGCCTGGATCCGCCGCGACGAGGTGATGGGGCGGATGTGGCCGGCGCGGGGAGACGCTTCTGTTTGA
- a CDS encoding type II toxin-antitoxin system RelE/ParE family toxin, with protein MIRSFSNKGLRLFVETGDPRKLSIENAGRVRRILAQLDAATKPEDMNLPGYRFHQLGGDRKGTYAVTASGNYRITFRWDAPDVIDVDLEDYH; from the coding sequence ATGATCCGCTCGTTCAGCAACAAGGGGCTTCGGCTGTTCGTCGAGACGGGCGATCCCAGGAAGCTCAGCATCGAAAACGCAGGGCGCGTTCGTCGCATCCTGGCCCAGCTCGATGCCGCAACGAAACCAGAGGACATGAACCTGCCGGGCTATCGCTTCCATCAACTGGGCGGCGATCGAAAAGGAACCTACGCGGTCACTGCCAGCGGAAACTATCGGATCACGTTCCGTTGGGACGCTCCCGACGTCATCGATGTCGATCTTGAGGATTATCACTGA
- a CDS encoding PhoX family protein, with amino-acid sequence MTQPSLNRSQQAEAAEDAGSNPSANPTLGEVVARRFDRREILRGGLAASLAVSAISATLAPRAVAAATPETFPFRELPAGADERHHVADGHDAEVLIRWGDPVLPGAPAFDPHKQSAAAQAQQFGYNNDFLGFFPLPGTGDPAGHGLLVVNHEYTNEELMFPGLGRQDGKAAFAGMNREFVDIEMAAHGGSVIEVKREDGRWRVVPGSRFARRITAMTPMRIAGPAAGSDRLRTGADPEGKTVLGMLNNCAGGVTPWGTWLTCEENINYYFQGRLPEGSPEVKNHKRLGMPGNLYGWARFHDRFDLGKEPNEPNRFGWVVEIDPFDPNSVPVKRTAMGRFKHEGAAGALAKDGRYVVFQGDDERFDYVYRFVTTDAVNKTDKAANRDILDHGTLSVARFDADGRGTWLPIVFGEGPLTPENGFRDQADVLIETRRAADLLGATKMDRPEDVEANPKTGKVYVMLTNNTRRKADQVDAVNPRPDNRFGHIVELSPAGGDFGAKDFAWEVLVRCGDPSVAAVGATFSSATTKDGWFGMPDNCAVDGEGRLWVATDGNSPSKTGRADGIWAMETEGARRGTAKHFFQVPMGAEMCGPYFTPDDTTFFVAVQHPGEADEEDPTAQPATFENPATRWPDFDPALPPRPAVVAITKRGGGRVGT; translated from the coding sequence ATGACACAGCCGTCGCTGAACCGATCGCAGCAGGCCGAGGCGGCCGAGGATGCCGGCTCGAACCCGAGCGCGAACCCGACCCTCGGCGAGGTCGTGGCCCGGCGCTTCGACCGGCGCGAGATTCTTCGCGGGGGCTTGGCGGCGAGCCTGGCCGTCTCGGCGATCTCCGCGACCCTGGCGCCCCGGGCGGTCGCGGCGGCGACACCGGAGACCTTCCCGTTCCGCGAGCTGCCGGCCGGGGCCGACGAGCGCCACCACGTGGCGGACGGCCACGACGCCGAGGTGCTGATCCGCTGGGGCGATCCGGTCCTGCCCGGCGCGCCGGCCTTCGACCCGCACAAGCAGTCGGCCGCCGCGCAGGCGCAGCAATTCGGCTACAACAACGACTTCCTCGGGTTCTTCCCGCTGCCGGGCACGGGCGATCCCGCCGGCCACGGCCTCCTCGTCGTCAACCACGAATACACCAACGAGGAGCTGATGTTCCCCGGCCTCGGCCGGCAGGACGGCAAGGCGGCCTTCGCCGGCATGAACCGCGAGTTCGTCGACATCGAGATGGCGGCCCATGGCGGCTCGGTGATCGAGGTGAAGCGCGAGGACGGGCGCTGGCGCGTGGTGCCGGGCTCCCGCTTCGCCCGCCGCATCACCGCCATGACCCCGATGCGGATCGCCGGCCCCGCCGCCGGCTCGGACCGCCTGCGCACCGGCGCCGACCCGGAGGGGAAGACCGTTCTCGGCATGCTCAACAACTGCGCCGGCGGCGTCACGCCCTGGGGCACGTGGCTGACCTGCGAGGAGAACATCAACTACTACTTCCAGGGCCGCCTGCCCGAGGGCTCCCCGGAAGTGAAGAACCACAAGCGCCTCGGCATGCCGGGCAACCTCTACGGCTGGGCCCGCTTCCACGACCGCTTCGACTTAGGGAAAGAGCCCAACGAGCCGAACCGCTTCGGCTGGGTGGTCGAGATCGATCCGTTCGATCCCAACAGCGTGCCGGTGAAGCGCACCGCCATGGGCCGCTTCAAGCACGAGGGCGCCGCCGGAGCCCTGGCCAAGGACGGCCGCTACGTCGTGTTCCAGGGCGACGACGAGCGCTTCGACTACGTCTACCGCTTCGTCACGACGGACGCCGTGAACAAAACCGACAAGGCGGCCAACCGCGACATCCTCGATCACGGCACGTTGTCGGTCGCCCGCTTCGACGCGGATGGGCGCGGCACCTGGCTGCCGATCGTGTTCGGCGAGGGTCCGCTGACGCCGGAGAACGGGTTTCGCGATCAGGCCGACGTGTTGATCGAGACCCGCCGGGCCGCCGACCTGCTCGGCGCCACCAAGATGGACCGGCCGGAGGACGTCGAGGCCAATCCGAAGACCGGCAAGGTCTACGTGATGCTGACCAACAACACCCGCCGCAAGGCCGACCAGGTCGACGCGGTCAATCCGCGGCCGGACAACCGCTTCGGCCACATCGTCGAGCTGTCGCCCGCGGGCGGCGACTTCGGGGCGAAGGACTTCGCCTGGGAGGTGCTGGTGCGCTGCGGCGACCCGTCGGTCGCGGCGGTCGGCGCCACCTTCTCGTCGGCGACGACGAAGGACGGCTGGTTCGGCATGCCGGACAATTGCGCCGTCGACGGCGAGGGCCGCCTCTGGGTCGCCACGGACGGCAACTCGCCGTCGAAGACCGGCCGCGCCGACGGCATCTGGGCGATGGAGACGGAAGGCGCCCGCCGCGGCACCGCCAAGCACTTCTTCCAGGTGCCGATGGGGGCCGAGATGTGCGGCCCCTACTTCACCCCCGACGACACCACCTTCTTCGTCGCCGTGCAGCATCCCGGCGAGGCCGACGAGGAGGACCCGACCGCGCAGCCCGCCACCTTCGAGAACCCGGCGACCCGCTGGCCGGATTTCGATCCCGCCCTGCCGCCGCGCCCGGCCGTGGTGGCGATCACGAAGCGGGGCGGGGGACGGGTGGGGACGTAA